From the genome of Pseudomonas sp. AB6, one region includes:
- the frr gene encoding ribosome recycling factor, whose protein sequence is MINEIKKDAQARMQKSLESLAHAFSRIRTGQAHPSILGGVMVPYYGADTPLNQVANVTVKDSRTLQVVAFERNMLGAVDKAIQSSGLGFNPTNLGELLLISMPALTEETRKGFTKQARDAAEDARVAVRNIRRDSLSQFKDLIKEKEISEDEERRAADDIQKLTDKFVADIETAVKQKEADLMAV, encoded by the coding sequence ATGATCAATGAAATCAAGAAAGATGCCCAAGCCCGTATGCAGAAGAGCCTTGAGTCTCTGGCTCATGCATTCAGTCGTATTCGTACTGGCCAGGCCCACCCAAGTATTCTCGGTGGGGTGATGGTGCCTTACTACGGTGCAGATACTCCGCTGAATCAGGTGGCGAACGTTACGGTCAAAGATTCACGCACCCTGCAAGTCGTTGCGTTTGAACGCAACATGTTGGGAGCCGTTGACAAAGCGATTCAAAGTTCAGGGTTAGGTTTCAACCCAACGAACCTGGGCGAGTTGTTGCTGATCTCCATGCCTGCCCTGACCGAAGAGACCCGCAAGGGTTTCACCAAGCAAGCACGCGATGCAGCGGAAGATGCTCGGGTGGCGGTGCGCAACATTCGTCGAGATTCGCTGAGTCAGTTCAAGGATCTTATTAAAGAGAAAGAAATCAGCGAAGACGAAGAACGTCGTGCCGCTGATGACATCCAAAAGTTGACCGACAAGTTTGTGGCGGATATCGAAACCGCTGTGAAACAAAAAGAAGCGGACCTGATGGCCGTATAA
- the rseP gene encoding sigma E protease regulator RseP codes for MSALYMIVGTLVALGVLVTFHEFGHFWVARRCGVKVLRFSVGFGMPLLRWHDRKGTEYVLAAIPLGGYVKMLDEREGEVPPDLVHQSFNRKTVYQRIAIVIAGPAANFLLAIVFFWFLAMLGSQQVRPVIGGVESGSLADKAGLSSGQEIVAVDGEPTSGWAAVNLQLVRRLGESGVIALQVHEQGSTVDSPHQLTLNNWLKGADEPDPIRSLGIRPWRPALAPVLAELDPKGPAQAAGLKTGDRLLAIDEQPVSDWQQVVDSVRLKPEGKISLRIERDGAQLELPVTLATKGDGKATTGYLGAGVKGVDWPPEMLREVRFGPVAAIGEGVRRTWTMSVLTLDSLRKMLFGELSVKNLSGPITIAKVAGASAQSGVGDFINFLAYLSISLGVLNLLPIPVLDGGHLLFYLVEWARGRPLSDRVQGWGVQIGISLVVGVMLLALVNDLGRL; via the coding sequence ATGAGCGCGCTCTATATGATTGTTGGCACCCTGGTCGCACTAGGCGTGCTGGTGACCTTTCACGAATTTGGCCACTTTTGGGTAGCCCGGCGTTGTGGCGTCAAAGTTTTGCGTTTCTCGGTAGGATTTGGCATGCCGCTTCTTCGTTGGCATGACCGTAAAGGCACTGAATATGTGTTAGCTGCCATTCCCTTGGGCGGCTATGTAAAAATGCTCGATGAGCGCGAAGGCGAAGTGCCCCCGGATTTAGTCCACCAATCGTTCAATCGTAAAACCGTTTATCAGCGTATTGCCATCGTTATTGCCGGGCCGGCTGCGAACTTTTTGTTGGCTATTGTGTTTTTCTGGTTTTTGGCAATGCTTGGTAGCCAGCAAGTACGTCCGGTCATCGGCGGGGTTGAGTCAGGCAGTCTTGCGGACAAAGCTGGTTTGAGTTCGGGGCAAGAAATCGTTGCGGTCGATGGCGAGCCGACCTCGGGCTGGGCTGCCGTTAATCTACAGCTGGTGCGGCGCCTGGGTGAAAGCGGAGTTATCGCTTTGCAAGTACACGAGCAGGGCTCGACCGTTGATTCTCCGCACCAATTGACGCTAAATAATTGGCTTAAAGGTGCCGATGAGCCGGACCCGATTCGTTCGTTGGGTATTCGACCTTGGCGTCCTGCGTTGGCGCCGGTGTTGGCGGAGTTGGATCCGAAAGGCCCGGCGCAAGCCGCTGGTCTGAAGACTGGCGACCGTCTACTGGCGATCGACGAGCAACCTGTGAGTGATTGGCAGCAAGTGGTTGATTCGGTTCGTCTGAAACCGGAGGGAAAGATTTCCCTGCGTATTGAACGTGACGGTGCGCAATTAGAACTACCTGTGACGCTGGCTACTAAAGGCGACGGTAAGGCTACGACCGGCTATCTCGGGGCTGGCGTCAAAGGTGTCGATTGGCCACCGGAGATGTTGCGTGAGGTTAGATTCGGGCCTGTGGCCGCTATTGGTGAGGGCGTCAGGCGCACTTGGACCATGAGTGTGTTGACCCTTGATTCGCTGAGAAAAATGTTGTTCGGCGAGCTATCTGTAAAAAACTTGAGCGGACCGATAACCATTGCTAAAGTGGCGGGCGCTTCGGCCCAGTCGGGGGTAGGTGATTTTATAAATTTCCTCGCCTATCTGAGCATTAGCCTAGGGGTTCTCAATTTGTTGCCTATTCCAGTATTGGATGGGGGGCATCTATTGTTCTACCTGGTCGAGTGGGCGCGGGGTCGCCCATTGTCTGATCGGGTGCAGGGTTGGGGGGTTCAGATCGGGATTAGCTTAGTGGTCGGGGTAATGCTACTCGCCTTGGTCAACGATCTGGGTCGACTATAA
- the ispC gene encoding 1-deoxy-D-xylulose-5-phosphate reductoisomerase, giving the protein MKKLQQITVLGATGSVGLSTLDVIARHPDLYQVFALTGFSRLKELLALCVLHSPRFAVVPQLHLARGLQDALAAAGLDTRVLVGEDGLCEVAAHSQVDTVLAAIVGAAGLRPTLAAVETGKKVLLANKEALVMSGALFMQAVRRSGAVLLPIDSEHNAIFQCLPADCSSGLGAVGVRRILLTASGGPFRETPLAELMSVSPEQACAHPNWSMGRKISVDSATMMNKGLELIEACWLFDARPSQIEVVIHPQSVIHSMVDYVDGSVLAQLGNPDMRTPIAHALAWPQRIDSGVAPLNLFSIARLDFQAPDEDRFPCLRLARQAADAGNSAPAVLNAANEVAVAAFLDRRIRYPEIASIIDEVLNLEPVIAVSELDEVFEINSKARALAEHWLTRSGR; this is encoded by the coding sequence GTGAAAAAGCTTCAACAGATCACCGTGCTGGGTGCCACCGGCTCGGTGGGCCTTAGCACGCTGGACGTTATTGCTCGCCATCCGGATCTCTATCAGGTGTTCGCTCTAACAGGCTTCAGCCGATTGAAAGAGCTGCTTGCGCTGTGCGTGCTCCATTCTCCACGGTTTGCTGTGGTCCCGCAGTTGCACTTGGCACGCGGGCTACAGGATGCCTTAGCGGCAGCTGGTCTCGATACACGAGTGCTGGTGGGAGAGGATGGTCTCTGTGAGGTCGCAGCTCACTCACAAGTTGATACGGTGCTGGCAGCCATTGTTGGCGCAGCTGGGTTGCGTCCGACGTTGGCAGCGGTAGAGACGGGCAAGAAGGTTTTACTTGCTAACAAAGAAGCCTTGGTTATGTCTGGTGCTCTGTTCATGCAGGCGGTGCGTCGTAGCGGCGCCGTGCTGTTGCCGATAGACAGTGAACACAACGCTATTTTTCAATGCTTGCCTGCTGACTGTTCCAGTGGTTTGGGCGCGGTCGGCGTACGCCGTATCCTACTGACCGCATCTGGTGGTCCTTTTCGTGAAACGCCTCTTGCAGAGCTGATGAGCGTTTCACCTGAGCAGGCGTGTGCTCATCCAAATTGGTCGATGGGGCGCAAGATTTCTGTAGACTCCGCAACCATGATGAACAAAGGGCTCGAATTGATTGAGGCCTGTTGGTTGTTCGATGCCCGGCCTAGCCAGATTGAAGTAGTGATCCATCCGCAAAGTGTCATCCACTCCATGGTTGATTATGTGGATGGTTCGGTGTTGGCTCAGTTGGGCAACCCTGACATGCGCACGCCGATTGCCCATGCTTTGGCTTGGCCGCAGCGGATTGATTCAGGTGTGGCGCCGCTTAATCTATTCAGCATCGCGCGTTTGGATTTTCAAGCGCCGGATGAAGATCGATTTCCGTGTCTTCGTTTAGCCAGGCAAGCGGCAGATGCCGGTAATAGCGCGCCGGCTGTGCTAAACGCAGCCAATGAAGTTGCAGTGGCAGCATTTCTTGATCGACGCATCCGCTACCCCGAGATCGCGAGTATCATTGACGAGGTTTTGAATCTTGAACCCGTCATCGCAGTTTCAGAATTGGATGAAGTGTTCGAGATTAATTCGAAAGCTCGCGCTTTGGCTGAGCATTGGCTCACTCGTAGCGGGCGATAA
- the uppS gene encoding polyprenyl diphosphate synthase produces MDKTKQALLSSIPRHVAIIMDGNNRWAKKRLLPGIAGHKAGVDAVRAVIEVCAEAKVEVLTLFAFSSENWQRPAEEVGALMELFFTALRRETRRLNDNSISLRIIGDRSRFHPELQAAMREAELQTAGNDRFVLQIAANYGGQWDIAQAAQRLAREVQAGHLQPQDITPELLQTCLATGDLPLPDLCIRTGGEHRISNFLLWQLAYSELYFSDLFWPDFKHDAMRTALADFASRQRRFGKTSEQIEAGARA; encoded by the coding sequence ATGGATAAGACCAAACAGGCTTTACTGTCATCGATACCGCGACATGTCGCGATTATCATGGATGGTAATAATCGTTGGGCGAAGAAGCGTCTTTTACCCGGTATCGCCGGGCACAAAGCTGGCGTAGACGCCGTTCGTGCGGTCATTGAGGTTTGCGCTGAAGCCAAGGTCGAAGTATTGACCTTGTTCGCTTTTTCCAGTGAGAACTGGCAGCGCCCGGCCGAAGAAGTCGGGGCTTTGATGGAGCTTTTTTTCACCGCCTTGCGCCGTGAGACACGGCGCCTGAACGATAACTCCATCAGCCTGCGAATTATCGGAGATCGTTCTCGGTTCCACCCCGAGCTGCAGGCTGCTATGCGCGAAGCTGAATTGCAGACTGCCGGCAACGATCGTTTTGTGCTGCAAATTGCGGCCAATTACGGTGGGCAATGGGATATCGCTCAGGCGGCGCAGCGCCTTGCTCGCGAGGTTCAAGCCGGGCATCTTCAGCCGCAAGACATCACGCCGGAACTGTTGCAAACCTGTTTGGCAACCGGCGATTTGCCGTTGCCGGATTTATGCATCCGTACCGGTGGCGAACATCGCATCAGCAATTTTTTACTTTGGCAGCTTGCCTACTCAGAACTGTATTTCTCCGACCTGTTTTGGCCGGACTTCAAGCACGATGCCATGCGCACGGCACTGGCAGATTTTGCTTCCCGCCAACGTCGCTTCGGTAAAACGAGTGAGCAAATAGAAGCTGGAGCCCGGGCTTAA
- a CDS encoding phosphatidate cytidylyltransferase, protein MLKQRIITALILLPIALFGFFLLEGASFAVFIGVVVTLGAWEWARLAGFTAQVARIIYAALIAALLWLMYVLPDLAPWVLGAAVLWWLLATFLVLTFPETSRHWSSAACKLVIGLLILLPAWQGLVLIKQWELGNWLILSVMVLVWGADIGAYFSGKAFGKRKLAAKVSPGKSWEGLFGGLLASLLITTVVGIFRGWSGSQFALGLLGAAVVVLISVVGDLTESMFKRQSGVKDSSNLLPGHGGVLDRIDSLTAAIPVFAVLLWSANWGVM, encoded by the coding sequence ATGTTGAAACAACGAATAATCACAGCGCTGATCCTATTGCCTATTGCCTTGTTTGGCTTTTTTCTCCTCGAAGGTGCGAGTTTTGCGGTGTTCATCGGTGTGGTTGTGACACTGGGTGCTTGGGAATGGGCACGTTTGGCAGGGTTTACCGCTCAGGTCGCTCGAATCATTTACGCGGCTTTGATCGCTGCATTGTTATGGCTTATGTACGTATTGCCGGATCTGGCGCCTTGGGTTCTGGGTGCTGCAGTTCTATGGTGGCTATTGGCAACGTTCCTTGTGTTGACCTTCCCCGAGACCAGTCGTCATTGGTCTAGCGCGGCCTGCAAGTTGGTGATCGGTTTATTGATACTGCTGCCGGCCTGGCAGGGACTGGTACTGATCAAGCAGTGGGAACTGGGTAACTGGTTGATCCTGTCAGTCATGGTACTGGTCTGGGGCGCAGATATCGGTGCGTATTTTTCAGGCAAGGCCTTCGGCAAGCGCAAGCTAGCGGCGAAAGTCAGCCCAGGCAAGAGTTGGGAGGGATTGTTTGGCGGCTTACTTGCCAGTTTATTGATCACCACTGTCGTTGGTATCTTTCGCGGTTGGTCCGGCTCGCAGTTTGCCCTTGGTTTGCTTGGCGCTGCCGTAGTGGTACTGATTTCGGTGGTCGGTGATTTGACCGAAAGCATGTTCAAGCGTCAGTCCGGGGTCAAAGACAGCAGTAACCTGCTTCCCGGCCACGGCGGGGTACTGGATCGAATTGACAGTTTGACGGCCGCTATTCCAGTTTTTGCGGTGCTGCTCTGGTCCGCTAACTGGGGTGTGATGTGA